CCTCAAAGACCATGGATGTCCTGCGCACCTCCCGCAGTTGCAGAGCCTCGGTGCAGCCCAGCTCACGGCCGGTGCCCACTTCGGTCAGGTGGCTGACCTGCTTGCCCGCCAGTTCACCCTGCCGTCCCGGGTGGAGGGTCAGGGTGACATTGAAATCGTTGGTCCGGGCCTGGGTGACGCCGTCGGCCGAGGGGGTGCCCGGGCCGGTGCCGACCCATGTACCCGCCCAGGATGCGGGCAGAGAAGCGACGGTGGTAGACGGCGAAGGCGTCGCACCGGATGCATCTTTGCCCGGCAGATGCTGCAGAACGAGCGTGGCTGCCGTCGCGATCAGGGAGGCGGCGATGGCCCCTGCGACCATCCATGCGGTACGGCCGGACAACCGCCGTCGCAGGAAACGGGTAGCGAGCTGGTCGGCATCCCTTACTCCGTCGGAGGCCGGGCCATCCGGAGCCTCACCTGGCCCAGATGCCACAGCCGGCGGTTGCGGTGCTGCGGAGACCAGCGCATGCGCTTCCTCCTCCCGCACCGCGATATCTCTCTCCAGCGCCTCGGGCAGCAGCTGCGGCCAGGTACCGGTGCGGCCGCCCAGGCGTTCCAGCAGCGCGCCGACGGCGCCGACCGTAGGCCGCTTCTGCGGGTTCTTGGCCAGACAGGACCGCAGCAGCGAAACCAGGGGCGCCGGAACCCCGTCGAGGTTTGGCTCCTCGTGCACGATGCGGTACAGCAAGACCGCGGCCGAGACCTCCTCGTCCCGGCGGGAGAAGGGGCCCGTTCCGGTCGCCGCGTACACCAGCACAGCAGCCAGGGAGAAGACATCAGCCGGTGCACCCGAACCCCCGGCACTCGCCTGCTCCGGCGCCAGATAACCGGGAGAACCGATCACGCCGCCGGTCCGCGTGTGGCGCGAGTCCTCCGTGGCGCGCGCGATCCCGAAGTCGATGAGCAAGGGGCTACGGCGGCCCAACAGCACATTGGACGGTTTGACATCCCGGTGTGCAAGTCCCGCCCCATGCACCGCCCCCAGCGCCCCGCACATCTCGGCCGCCAGAGCCAGTACAGACCGCTCGGGCAGTCGGCCGTACCGCTGCACCCACTCAGCCAAGGAAGGCGCGGCCACGTACTCCGTAGCGAGCCACTGCGGCCGCTGCCCCACGGGGCTGTAGTCCACCACCGCAGTGGTCCAACGGGAGCGCACCCGGTCGCTGTTACGGATTTCACGCGCGAACCGTTCCTCGAACCCCGGCTCATGCCCGAACTCGGCACGCACGGTCTTCAACGCCAGCGGACGCCCCGCCACAGTCCGGGACAGATACACCCGCCCCATACCACCCTCACCGAGCCGGGCCAGTAGCGGATAGCCCCCAAAAAACCCCGGATCCGACCTGTCCAGCGACTCCACGCCCCCGCCCCCTCAATCCACACACTGCCAACCCTGCTGAGCCCCCGGACCAGCCCAACCAAGAGCCGCATCCGCAACATTCGCACCAAGCATCACCCGCCACCTCGGGTCTCATTATCCGGCTCGGCCATGGCGCGATCCGATGGGCCCTGCGGCCTGCGATCCCGGCGTCGTGGTCTGAGTACTCGCCCCAGACCTGCGGGCCGGTGAGCCGCCTCGCCCCGTAGCCGATGCGCGGATCTGGTCCAGCTGCGAGGTCCGGATCCGGCCGGGCGGCCGGATCCGGGCCCGATTTCCGTTCGCGCCGGTCGGGCGGTCGCGGCCCGGACCGGTGTCCCGGTCCGCTCAGCGGGCGGTCAGCGAGTAGGCCGGCAGCGGCGTGTTGCCGCGGTCCTTCGCCAGGGACCGGAGCACATCCGCCTGGCTCAGTACCAGGTCCCGTACTGTCTGCGGCAGCTCAGACATCCGGTCGACGTTGTCGAGCAGTGTCACGCAGGCTTCCACCTCCCAGTCGCCGTCCTGTAGGGCGGTTGTGTCCACGGCCGTCCCGGGGGCGGGGTCCCAGCCTGTCACTGGGAGAACCCGAAGCAGGCTTTCGTGCGAGAACGGCGTGCGCACATTGCCTCCGCCCCGCGATCCGCTCGCCTCGATCTGGCCCTGGATCAGGACGGCCAGCAGGTGGGGCAGCTGGTCAGCTGAGCGGGGTGTGAGGTCCCACTCGGTGAAGCACAGGTTCCGTGCCCAGCGACGGACCCGGGCGAGGGTCTCCCGTAGCTGGTCCAGGGAGGCGAAGTACCAGGAGCAGTGTGCCAGGACGGCGTAGTCGAACCCGCTGTCGGGGAAGGTGACGGCCTCGTCGAGGAGGTCCAGGCCGAAGCGGAATTCGATGCGGGAGCCCAGCGGCGTCGCCTTGAGGTGCTCCGCCGACTGCCCCAGGGTGACCGGGGCGCCGTACGCCGGATCCGCTATGTCGACAGCGACCACCCGGCCCTGCGGGCCGACGGCCTCGGCGAGAACGGCCGTCATGTCACCCTGCCCACAGCCGACTTCCAGGACCGAGGCACCGGCGGGAATGTCCCAGCTGGAGACGAGTGCGGCCCGGTACAGGGTCTGGGACAACTGCATGCCGGGGCTCACGTCGGCGGCGGCCATGGCGGCCGCGATCGAGGGCACCATCGCCATCAGATCGGTCTTGTTCACAGAATCCTTCGTTGTGCTCTTCGGGTGCGTGCGTGTCAAGGCTGTTGTTGGTCAGGTCGGCGCCGCTCGTTGATCCTCAAGAAGTACCAGACATGGCTGACCACCCAGGCGTGATATCCCTTCGAAACAGTGGTTCCGGGCCAGGGCCACTGCGACAACACCCGCTATCCAGTCGCCAAGGACCAAAGCGAGCAGTTGAACCCTACGACGTACCATCCAGGACGGCCCCCGGTGCCATGACCCGGCACGACGGTGTGGACGGCCTACGAACCGCCCGGGCTCCGTCGCCTTCTGATGCGCCGCCACATTCCGTGTCCCGCAGCACTACGCGCCAGGACGTCGGCGAGTTCTGTCAGCACCAGCGCTTCCTCGGCGTTCTCGCCCAGATGCGCAGCGACCGCAACAGCGTCCGCGTGGAGTTCGCACGCTTCCTCCCGTCGCCCCACCGCGGCGAGCGCGAGACCAAGCCTGCTCAGCGCGTCGCACAGCGCGTGCTCGTGCGCCCTGAGATCCTCTGCGGCCAGTTGCCTGAAGACGTCCACGCCCTCAGCGGCCCGCAGCACGGCGTCTTCCGGTCGGTCCGCCTCCAACAGCTTCGCACTGAGATGGATCAACAGGTCGGCGAAGTACCTCTGGAAGGTCCCCGGGGCCGCCTGTGCCTGGCGTCTGCGGATCTCCACGGCTTCCTGCGCGGGGGCGACGGCCTCCGAGTGCCGGCCCAGGTCCGCGAGCGCAACGCTGAGGTTGTGCAGTGCTCCCGCGAGTTCCACATCGTGAAGTGCGGGCTCGTCCCCGCGTGCCCATCGGCGTCCGATGGTCACGGCCTCCTCGGCGGCCTCCCGGCGCCTTTCCGGATCGCGCTCCTGGATGGCGAGGTTCGCAAGGGAACGTCCCACCAGGGGTTCGATGTCAGGCTGGTCCCGGGCGAGTTCCCGGTAGATCCTGATGGACTCCTTTGTCGCGGCGACAGCCTCCGCCCGCCGCCCGGCCCCGAACAGCGCCATGCCGAGGATGGTGTGGAGCCCACCCGTGTCGCTCACCGTTCCGTGACCGTCGACCACTGCCAGCGCCGCCTCAGCCACAGCGGTTCCGTCGTCGAAATAGCGCCACTGGAAGAGGCGATACACGAGGTCGAAAGCGATGCGTACCACGACATCCGGATGGCTCCCGGAGAAGGTCTGGGCGGCAGCGGTGAGGTTCGCGCGCTCGTCCTTGAGCCAGCCGAGCGCTTCACTGCGGCTGCCGAACCGCTGACGGCTATGCTCCTCCGGCAGGTCCGCCAGGAGCGCGGTCGCGGCTTCGAACGTCGTGGAGTAGTGCTCCAGCAGCCGGTCCGCCGCCTCCGCCCGGGCACCCGCGTCGTCCCCTTCCGCCAGTTCCGCCGCGTACAGACGGATCAGGTCGTGCATCCGCCACCGCCCTTCGCCCACCGGCTGCTCGCTCAGCAACGCCGTGCGGGCGAGGTCAGCCAGCAGGCCCCGGGCCGGGCGGCCGATCAGGGCTTCCGCCGCTTCCGTGGCCAGGTCCGGGCCGGGGTTGAGGGACAACAGGCGGAAGAGCAGGGCCTGTTCGGGGTCCAAGCGACGGTACGAGCCCTCGAACGCGGCCCGTACGGCGAGGGAGTGGCCGCCGTCGTCGTAGCGCAGGTGCTCCAGGCGGCCTCGGGTGTTCGCCAGTTCGGCGGCGAAAGCGGCGAGGGAAAGGCCCGGGTCGCCGGTGAGGCGGGCCGCGGCGATCTCCAGGGCGAGCGGGAGTCTGCCGCAGTGGCGCACGACCTCGTCCAGTGCCTCACGCTCGCGCGAAGGACGGATGTCGTCGGGACGCGCGCGGGTGAGGCTGTCGCTGATGAGTTCGCGGGCCGGGCCGGGCGCCAGTTCGTAGAGGCCGAGCTGGCGCGCGGGGAGGGCCGCGAGGATGTCCCGGGAGGTCACCACCAACCGGTGTTCGCGACGCGCGGGGATCAGGGGGCTCACCTGCGCGGCCGTTGAGGCGTTGTCCGCCACGAGCAGCACGCGTCGGCCGTGGTCGGCCATGCGGGCCAGCTCGGAGCGGTAGACGGCCGCCTGTTCGTCGGTCGTGGACGGCAGGTCCTCGTCCCGCACGCCGAGTGCCCGCAGCAGCGCGGCAAGTGCCTGCCCGCCCGTGACCTGGCCCTCGGGGTCGTAACCGCGCAGATTCACGAACAGCACGCCGCCGGGGTACCAGTTGCGTACGACCGCCGCCTCGTGGGCGACATGCAGCGCCAGTGCGGTCTTGCCGATCCCCCCGAGTCCGGAGACGGCGGAGACCACGACGGCCGAGGGGCCCTGCCCTTCGGGATCGAGGAGTTCCAGCAGCTGTTCGGCCTCGGACGTGCGGCCGACGAGGTGGGCCGGTGGGGCCGGAAGCGCGGCCGTTGCCTGCGGTACGGGGCCGGTACCCGTGGCGATGATGTTGTACTGGTCGCCGGCGAACTGCTCCACGCGTCCCGCTCCCTGGGCGCGCGCGTGCTGCTCTGCGCGGTGGTTACGCCGCTTCTCCCCCGCCATCCGGCTACCGCCCGCCGGTGTGCTGATCGCCGCCGATCTGCGTAATGCGCGCAGTGCCGGACGATTCGGCCTGCTGCTCCACATCAACAGAGGGCGCGGAGTCCGTACCACCTCGGCTGCCGCCGATCTGTGTGGTCCGTGAGGCCTCCGTCGCCGTCGCCCGCTGGACCACCCGGCCGCCGCCCCGCGTCTCGCGCCCGGCCCACCAGCCGAGCGGCGCGCCGGCCGCGCCTGCGGCGACCGTCGCGAACGCGGTGGCGACCGCCCAGCGTTCAGCCTCCCCACGCGGCAGCCAGCCGGAGAACACCGATCCGGCCAGCCACAGACCGACTCCGAAGGCCACGACCGATGCCATCACAGCCACTGCCCACCGACCCGTTCGCGCCACAGCGGAACTCCCCTCGTGGTCCCAGTGGTTCAAGGGTTCCAGGCTCAGGCCGCCCTGGGAACACGGCAGGGGCCTCCGGTGCTCCTCGCGGAGCTCCGGGGGCCTTCACCCCGCGTCAGCGTTGCGCGCGCTCAGAGCTTGAGAGTCGTGGTGACGTACCGTGTCTCGGGGCCGAACGCCTTGTTCATCTCAGAGCGCGAGTTCACGTAGCACCGCGGGATCAGCGTCCCTCCCGCCCGTCCGACTCGAACGCGCTCAGCAGCAGTTCCCGGTAGGAGAATTCGGTGACCTTCCGCCGTCTGCGTAGCAGGAAGGTCTTCTCCACTGTTGCCACGTAGCTGAAATGAGGGCGGACAGGTCCCTCGTCGGAGGGTTCGTAGGAGGGCTGCTCGTTCCTGAAAAAATGTACACCGAGCATCCTCGGAGGCAACTTTTCGTCGTAGAAGGCGACACGGTCCTCACTGATGTGTGGATCCGACCCGTCGGGAAGGCCAGCCAAGCACAGCGGGTCCTCCAGAACCGTCATGATCTTGCAGAGTTCCCGCCGCGCCTTCGGATAGCCGCCCCGTTTCTGGTCGTACGGCGGAATGACCACAGTGAGGCGTTCAAGCCGCTGCGTCTCCACGACCTTCCGGATCTCCCACCAGGAGGAAGCCCGGATCTCCTGGCGGGGCGGGATGATCAGGACGACGGAATGGGCCTGCTCGATAAGCTTCTCCACCGGCTGCATCCAATTGTCATTGGCCTTCATGTAGACGGGACCGCCGGGAGCCAGGAAGAGATGGGGGGCCACCACGGCGTACGTCTCGCAGGCCGACGTGTCGAACCAGGCACGGTTGACGATCTGTTCCATGGTCGACATGACCTTCATCCCGGCGAGCGACACGGACCGCCGCTTTCTGCTGCTCCGGACGAGGATGTACCCGTCGGAACCGAACGCGCGCAGAATGAGGCAGTACCTCACGCCCGACCGGACAAGTTCGTCGGTGGTCTCACCGAGGTCCTTGATCCTCAGCTTCGGTCGGTAGCGCCAGAGCCAGATCATTCTGGCTGCCCCTGCGACGAAGACAAGTAGGACGAAGAACTGCAGAGCGCCGGCCATGCCTTCGATGAAGAGGTCGACGCTGAAGGCCGCGCCGAGGGTGGTCAGCACGCCAAAGCAGCCGATACCGCGGGTGACCTGCTTGGCGACTACGCGGGCCCCGGTCTGCGGCACCAGCTCTTTTCGGTCGGTCATCGAACGTCGGCAGCCTTTCTTCCGGCGCGCGCGGTGATCCCCGCTCCCGTCCCCCGCCATACCCAGCGGACCGGTCGCGCTCCTACGGCCAGCTTGTCCGATGAAAAGGATGCCCATGGGGACAATGAAGGACATCGCATGGAAAGGGGGTCACCGCTGCTAATCTGCCGCGCATCACGTGGACGACGGCCGTGACGTCGACCTCTATGAGGGCGACACGACCCCCGCGCCATCACCAACAACCCGGTGGCTCGTCCCCTGCCTTGTCAACCTGGTTGTGACCGCGCTTCCGTGATGACTACGGCCGGAGGACGACGCGGGCTTGAGTAAGGGAAATGAGATTCCCCCGTACTTCTGATGCTTGATCGTCTTGATCACGGATGATCAGCTCCCGTCTTGGGCAACAGGGAGGTGCTCAATGGGCATCGCCACGGCGGAGGGGGCACCAATGGCGGAGGACGATGACCCGCCAGTTCAACCGTCCGTCTGCAACGGCGCCACCTCGATGAAGTACCGCTCCTGGAGGGCGGGCGATTCGAGGTCCTTGAGCTCAGCGAGTGTCGGCTCCCCGGTCTGCGTGCTCAGAGCGCCCACATCACCCAGGAGTTCACGGTGAACGGGTGCACGGTAAACGGCACACTAGACCTTCGCTCCCTCAGCGTCGGCAACCAGCTGGCCCTCCGGGACACGATCATCCGCCCGGACGGTCGCGTTCTACGCAGAACCTGAATACTCCCCGCCGCTTGGCCCGATGAGGGCCTCCCTCCAGTGCACGGCCGGTCCTGCAATTTCCGTACCCGTCACGGGCAGGTGGCCGGCAAAACGGCTTCCCAATGGAGAAGTCAAGCCTCGGAGCCTGTGTTGGGCCCGGTGGACCGCCTCCCGTTGGGACCGACGTTGATCAGCGGGTTGGGAAGGAAGCCAGAGCAAGATCCCACTGGT
This portion of the Streptomyces sp. NBC_01750 genome encodes:
- a CDS encoding class I SAM-dependent methyltransferase; amino-acid sequence: MNKTDLMAMVPSIAAAMAAADVSPGMQLSQTLYRAALVSSWDIPAGASVLEVGCGQGDMTAVLAEAVGPQGRVVAVDIADPAYGAPVTLGQSAEHLKATPLGSRIEFRFGLDLLDEAVTFPDSGFDYAVLAHCSWYFASLDQLRETLARVRRWARNLCFTEWDLTPRSADQLPHLLAVLIQGQIEASGSRGGGNVRTPFSHESLLRVLPVTGWDPAPGTAVDTTALQDGDWEVEACVTLLDNVDRMSELPQTVRDLVLSQADVLRSLAKDRGNTPLPAYSLTAR
- a CDS encoding ATP-binding protein; protein product: MEQFAGDQYNIIATGTGPVPQATAALPAPPAHLVGRTSEAEQLLELLDPEGQGPSAVVVSAVSGLGGIGKTALALHVAHEAAVVRNWYPGGVLFVNLRGYDPEGQVTGGQALAALLRALGVRDEDLPSTTDEQAAVYRSELARMADHGRRVLLVADNASTAAQVSPLIPARREHRLVVTSRDILAALPARQLGLYELAPGPARELISDSLTRARPDDIRPSREREALDEVVRHCGRLPLALEIAAARLTGDPGLSLAAFAAELANTRGRLEHLRYDDGGHSLAVRAAFEGSYRRLDPEQALLFRLLSLNPGPDLATEAAEALIGRPARGLLADLARTALLSEQPVGEGRWRMHDLIRLYAAELAEGDDAGARAEAADRLLEHYSTTFEAATALLADLPEEHSRQRFGSRSEALGWLKDERANLTAAAQTFSGSHPDVVVRIAFDLVYRLFQWRYFDDGTAVAEAALAVVDGHGTVSDTGGLHTILGMALFGAGRRAEAVAATKESIRIYRELARDQPDIEPLVGRSLANLAIQERDPERRREAAEEAVTIGRRWARGDEPALHDVELAGALHNLSVALADLGRHSEAVAPAQEAVEIRRRQAQAAPGTFQRYFADLLIHLSAKLLEADRPEDAVLRAAEGVDVFRQLAAEDLRAHEHALCDALSRLGLALAAVGRREEACELHADAVAVAAHLGENAEEALVLTELADVLARSAAGHGMWRRIRRRRSPGGS
- a CDS encoding serine/threonine-protein kinase; translated protein: MESLDRSDPGFFGGYPLLARLGEGGMGRVYLSRTVAGRPLALKTVRAEFGHEPGFEERFAREIRNSDRVRSRWTTAVVDYSPVGQRPQWLATEYVAAPSLAEWVQRYGRLPERSVLALAAEMCGALGAVHGAGLAHRDVKPSNVLLGRRSPLLIDFGIARATEDSRHTRTGGVIGSPGYLAPEQASAGGSGAPADVFSLAAVLVYAATGTGPFSRRDEEVSAAVLLYRIVHEEPNLDGVPAPLVSLLRSCLAKNPQKRPTVGAVGALLERLGGRTGTWPQLLPEALERDIAVREEEAHALVSAAPQPPAVASGPGEAPDGPASDGVRDADQLATRFLRRRLSGRTAWMVAGAIAASLIATAATLVLQHLPGKDASGATPSPSTTVASLPASWAGTWVGTGPGTPSADGVTQARTNDFNVTLTLHPGRQGELAGKQVSHLTEVGTGRELGCTEALQLREVRRTSMVFEAVTSHPTDQSTAVSCPEGNIYVVTMTGRDTLGLGDEGAQSAGAPSTLTRR